One Portunus trituberculatus isolate SZX2019 chromosome 42, ASM1759143v1, whole genome shotgun sequence DNA window includes the following coding sequences:
- the LOC123517662 gene encoding uncharacterized protein LOC123517662 isoform X1 has translation MSVRRTLAPSGPQHQAPGTPSPGDLTLTSRSSDLTLGDPLTCPPASPDTQQAGDLHSTTGTEPPPTQSEPSGPALSGQVPVPQVSSPSMSSGIAVSALSISESTVAGQLYPGDYMVPVSTSDSGVSSEFRSSESLSPSEKTLAQRRSVAGLSTVHPPGPCGHDSLLAGDTWRTKMESLMSRTLNARFPRPHTPCVQSISSASENPSRSVSLGACVRGRCEGLDCMAIPPMSPMPPYKPQGHQDSSMISTKNIGSPREQPRGHMRSQSDLPAPHTFTAQKISLSSVDFCVPHTPVPWSSSQRFSSTRPPVPGGVARMDQSSPSPVRCSTPSLVSTGCVSHPSNAAVAEAARAECVASCVQWIHDQVPPWPAAARAAQIRTTSPVQRDSVFTGEKLPSTTPEQPAAMASPQWYGDCAGLGHPVRRRDDNVIINNTYSPAPDSRVHCYQGQEFSGTLSLHSVSPRATVCSPKFKVKFVKEMTPNVTQQSVPQGQKATAVIIPEGTNTIPQECSITF, from the coding sequence ATGTCTGTGCGGCGCACCCTGGCACCCTCGGGCCCTCAGCACCAGGCGCCAGGGACTCCTTCGCCTGGTGACCTCACACTGACGTCAAGGTCAAGTGACTTAACCCTGGGTGACCCGCTAACCTGCCCACCCGCCAGTCCTGACACACAACAAGCAGGAGACCTTCATTCCACCACCGGGACTgaaccaccacccacccaaaGTGAACCAAGCGGACCTGCCCTCAGCGGCCAGGTTCCGGTGCCTCAGGTGAGCAGCCCCTCAATGTCGAGTGGCATTGCTGTGTCGGCTCTTTCAATCAGTGAGTCGACAGTGGCTGGTCAGCTGTATCCAGGTGACTACATGGTGCCTGTTTCCACGAGTGACTCAGGAGTGTCAAGCGAGTTTCGCTCCAGTGAGTCATTATCACCGAGTGAAAAAACTTTGGCGCAGAGGAGATCAGTTGCTGGACTGTCGACGGTGCATCCACCTGGCCCGTGTGGCCACGACAGCCTGCTGGCCGGCGACACGTGGAGAACCAAGATGGAGTCCCTCATGTCGAGGACTCTTAACGCCCGCTTCCCGAGACCCCACACTCCGTGCGTTCAGAGcatcagtagcgcttcagaaaACCCTTCTCGCTCAGTGTCTCTCGGGGCGTGTGTCCGGGGCCGTTGTGAGGGATTGGACTGCATGGCCATCCCTCCAATGTCACCAATGCCGCCATACAAACCCCAGGGTCACCAAGACTCATCCATGATCTCAACGAAAAACATAGGTTCCCCACGGGAGCAGCCTCGCGGACACATGAGGTCACAGTCTGACTTACCGGCGCCACACACTTTCACCGCTCAGAAGATAAGTCTATCCTCAGTCGACTTCTGTGTCCCCCACACTCCAGTCCCATGGAGCTCTTCGCAGCGTTTTTCTTCCACAAGGCCTCCTGTGCCGGGAGGAGTGGCGAGGATGGATCAGTCCTCGCCGTCTCCAGTCCGCTGTTCCACGCCCTCCCTGGTCTCCACGGGATGCGTCTCACATCCTTCAAACGCCGCCGTAGCTGAGGCAGCAAGGGCGGAGTGTGTTGCTTCGTGCGTTCAGTGGATACACGACCAGGTGCCCCCTTGGccagcagcagcaagggctGCACAAATCAGGACGACCTCCCCTGTTCAGCGAGACTCTGTGTTTACGGGAGAAAAGCTGCCATCGACCACACCAGAGCAGCCCGCGGCGATGGCGAGCCCTCAATGGTATGGTGACTGTGCTGGTCTAGGCCACCCAGTGAGGAGACGAGATGATAACGTGATAATAAATAACACTTATTCACCTGCGCCAGATTCCAGAGTACACTGTTACCAAGGACAGGAGTTCAGTGGTACCTTGTCCCTTCATTCAGTGTCACCGCGAGCCACCGTCTGTAGCCCCAAGTTTAAAGTTAAATTTGTTAAAGAAATGACACCGAATGTGACGCAGCAAAGTGTTCCTCAGGGTCAGAAAGCGACAGCGGTCATAATTCCGGAGGGTACGAACACGATACCGCAGGAATGCTCGATAACATTTTGA